One window from the genome of Eucalyptus grandis isolate ANBG69807.140 chromosome 7, ASM1654582v1, whole genome shotgun sequence encodes:
- the LOC104455875 gene encoding LOW QUALITY PROTEIN: scarecrow-like protein 14 (The sequence of the model RefSeq protein was modified relative to this genomic sequence to represent the inferred CDS: inserted 3 bases in 2 codons; deleted 1 base in 1 codon; substituted 1 base at 1 genomic stop codon) yields the protein MNHDSPADLSAIDFGDQCNLCGYHSVKPGWSCDVGEPRASVTSSVSSSYTSVSSSNSSNSPITDGFADYPVSILRLPELLSEKESAFHFKKGIEEASKFLPDISSLFADLEKSSLSFKIPENDAINTVPKVENTMGSGHLNKSRGKKNPHSEDVCLEESRSHKHSSLSTESAVSSDMFDAVLLSCVKDDPLSEELQSAQQNGQTKGSNGEKGQFKMQGREKDMADLRMLLTLCXQSVAVDDRRSANEMLKQIRQHSSPTGDGMQRIAHYFANGLEAXLAGSGTQYTAIMSKLTSAASALKAYXLAACPFPKISNFFSNKTIVNVAENATRLHIIDFGILYGFQWPCLIKRLSSRPGGPPKIRITGIDLPQPGFKPAERVEETGRRLKNYAKTFGVPFEFNAIAQRWDTIQLEDLRIDKDEVLVVNSMFRLKNLLDDTVVTESPRDIVVNLMRKMNPAVFILGVTNGAYSAPFFISRFQEALFHFSTMFDMLDTNVPRDIPERMLIEKLFGCGAMNVIACEGSERIERPETYKQWQVRIMRGGFMPLPLNEEIVKTAKDRVKSDYHKDFVVDENGQWLLLGWKGRIVRAFSTWGPSTNPYSPKA from the exons ATGAATCACGATAGTCCTGCCGATCTTTCTGCCATCGATTTTGGCGACCAATGCAATTTATGTGGTTACCACTCGGTAAAGCCAGGATGGAGTTGTGATGTAGGTGAGCCCAGGGCCTCTGTTACTTCTTCCGTTTCGAGTTCCTATACTTCAGTTAGCTCCTCAAATAGTAGCAATAGTCCTATCACGGATGGGTTTGCTGATTATCCTGTGAGCATCCTTAGGTTGCCTGAACTTCTAAGTGAAAAAGAATCGGCGTTTCATTTCAAGAAAGGCATTGAGGAGGCTAGTAAGTTTCTTCCAGACATCAGTTCTCTGTTTGCCGATTTGGAGAAAAGTAGCTTGTCTTTTAAGATACCAGAGAATGATGCCATCAATACTGTCCCAAAGGTGGAGAACACTATGGGGAGCGGACACCTGAATAAATCTAGGGGAAAGAAGAATCCTCACTCTGAGGATGTATGCTTGGAGGAATCAAGAAGTCACAAGCATTCATCACTTTCTACTGAATCAGCTGTGAGTTCAGATATGTTTGATGCAGTATTGCTGAGCTGTGTAAAAGATGATCCACTTAGTGAAGAGTTGCAGAGTGCGCAGCAGAACGGACAAACAAAAGGGTCAAACGGGGAAAAGGGCCAATTTAAGATGCAGGGACGGGAAAAAGACATGGCTGATCTGAGAATGCTGCTGACTCTCTG GCAGTCTGTTGCAGTAGATGACAGGAGAAGTGCGAATGAGATGCTCAAACAGATAAGACAGCACTCATCTCCTACTGGTGATGGAATGCAAAGGATAGCGCACTACTTTGCTAACGGTCTTGAGGCATGATTAGCCGGTTCCGGAACTCAGTACACTGCCATCATGTCTAAACTGACATCAGCTGCCTCTGCCTTGAAAGCTT TCCTTGCTGCATGTCCATTTCCGAAGATCTCAAACTTCTTCTCAAACAAGACAATAGTGAATGTAGCTGAAAATGCAACCAGGCTGCACATCATTGATTTTGGCATCCTCTACGGTTTCCAATGGCCTTGCCTCATAAAACGTCTCTCATCACGACCTGGTGGACCTCCTAAAATTCGGATAACTGGAATCGATCTTCCACAGCCAGGATTCAAGCCAGCTGAAAGGGTGGAGGAGACAGGGCGCCGCCTGAAGAACTATGCGAAGACTTTCGGCGTGCCATTTGAGTTCAATGCTATAGCACAGAGGTGGGACACTATCCAACTGGAGGATCTTAGGATTGATAAAGATGAGGTCCTCGTGGTGAACTCTATGTTCAGATTAAAGAACCTACTCGATGACACAGTGGTGACTGAGAGTCCAAGAGATATTGTTGTGAATCTAATGAGGAAGATGAACCCAGCGGTCTTTATTCTTGGAGTTACAAACGGGGCC TATAGTGCCCCCTTCTTTATCTCCCGGTTTCAAGAGGCTCTTTTTCACTTCTCTACTATGTTTGATATGCTTGATACGAATGTTCCCCGTGACATTCCAGAGAGGATGCTGATTGAGAAGTTATTTGGATGCGGAGCCATGAATGTCATCGCCTGTGAAGGCTCAGAGAGGATTGAAAGGCCAGAGACCTACAAACAGTGGCAGGTCCGGATCATGAGGGGAGGGTTTATGCCACTTCCATTGAATGAGGAGATCGTAAAGACGGCAAAGGACAGAGTGAAATCTGACTACCATAAGGACTTTGTCGTTGATGAAAATGGTCAGTGGCTTCTGCTAGGATGGAAGGGCCGAATTGTTCGTGCGTTCTCAACATGGGGACCTTCCACCAATCCATATTCACCCAAGGCATGA
- the LOC120296233 gene encoding uncharacterized protein LOC120296233 — MEALLMERDLWHMIKEDQYEEKSEGKLKEDEVKEPTSIELKKWNIRDRRVRDLVWLCLADNILINVTSYKTAKDLWTKLENLYQSKLFVNKLFLWKRLYNLRMSKVRIGDDMILHMVGRGKVKLKMKDGTIKNLLDVMHIPGLTRNLLYVGTMMIELDVGLKEEEKVAQVRLENLESEVDEPDRMDDIVDSEIEFDDEAPLESVLKR, encoded by the exons ATGGAGGCTCTGCTCATGGAAAGAGATCTGTGGCACATGATCAAAGAAGATCAATATGAGGAAAAATCTGAGGGGAAGTTGAAGGAGGATGAGGTAAAGGAACCCACATCTATTGAATTGAAGAAATGGAATATTCGCGATCGAAGGGTGCGAGACCTGGTCTGGCTATGTCTTGCTGATAACATCCTAATAAACGTGACTTCTTACAAGACGGCGAAAGATCTCTGGACAAAGCTGGAAAATCTTTATCAAAGCAAGTTGTTTGTGAACAAACTATTTCTATGGAAGCGACTATACAATCTTCGGATGAGCAAAG TGCGAATAGGAGATGATATGATACTTCATATGGTTGGTCGTGGAAAGGTGAAACTAAAGATGAAAGATGGGACAATCAAGAATCTTCTGGATGTGATGCACATTCCTGGTCTTACTAGGAATCTTCTTTATGTGGGAACTATG ATGATTGAGTTAGATGTTGGTttaaaggaagaggagaaggtTGCACAAGTTCGATTAGAAAATTTAGAATCTGAAGTTGATGAGCCAGATAGGATGGATGATATAGTAGAttctgaaattgaatttgatgatgAAGCACCACTTGAATCGGTCTTAAAAAG GTGA